A region of the Pseudomonas anguilliseptica genome:
CTTTGCCGCGCCGAGGGCAGCCGATCACCGTGGATCGCCAGAAGCATTTCATAGCCTTCCGGGGTGGGGTGAAAACTGAGATCGGCACCCTCGCCGATGATCCGCTGATAACGCACCAGCCGGGCAAAGCCTTCCTGCAGGTTACGACTGCTCATCACCGCATAGCCCACCACGTTGAACGATGATGGCCGCAGGATCTTCGCCATGTTCAGGCCAATGGCCGGATTGCCCGAGGCCTCCACGGCCAGATGCCAGAGCCGGGTCATGGCGTCCTGAGCAAAGCGCGCATCAGAGTCGTTCAAGGCGGCATAGTCGAGCCCCAGCTGGGCAAACAGGCTGCGGCAATCAACACCGCCCAGTTCCAGGGCCGCGACAATGCCCGAGGCCCAACTGGATGAAGTGGTACGTTCGCTCATGACGTGTTCTGTTCTTATTAGGGAGTCTGAAGGGCGACAGAAGGATACTAAACTGGCACCTAATGTCAGTGGCCCAGCGCGTCACTCGACCTAGACTGCAAGTAAGCCGCCATAGCCGCAAGTCTGGTGGTGGTCAAAAGAATAAGAGGAGGCCCCGATGAGCACTGAAACCCGCGAACGCTACAGCAGCTTCGCCGAGTTCTACCCCTATTACCTGCAGGAGCACAGCAACGCCACCTGCCGCCGCCTGCATTATGTCGGCAGTTTGCTGGTGCTTTGTGTACTGGGCTATGTCCTGGCCACTCAGCAGTGGCTGTGGCTGCTGGCGATACCGCTGATTGGTTATGGCTTTGCCTGGGTCGGCCACTTTGTTTTCGAGAAAAACCGTCCCGCCACCTTTGACTACCCGCTTTATTCGCTAATGGGCGACTGGGTGATGCTCAAGGATGCCTTTACCGGACGCATCAAGTTTTAAAGCCCTCCTCGAGCGACCGCTGGCTCAGGTGGCGCTGCCGTTCGGCTGCCGCGCTTGGCGGTTGTGGTGGGCTTGGTTATGATCCCTCGCTTATTTTGCGCAGCCAGTACGGTGCGCTCCCAGGCGCCCAGCAGAGGTGCCAGACGAGCAGCAGGGATAGTCCCATCGGATGAATGTCAAAAGCGCCCCCCGAATTCCCGCACTGCCGGCACCGCCGCTGCGTGAGTACTACTCCCGCGTCCTGGCCTATATCGCTATCGCTGCCAGTATTGCCGCCGGTACTTACACCCAGCATTTCGGTTACGACATTCTCTGGATGGTGCCCTACGCACTGCTCTACCCGCACCTGGCACACCATCTGAGCCTGCGTTTCAAACGCGAGCATCCGCAACGCACCACCCTCAGCCTGCTGTTTATTGACGCTCTGCATGCCGGGGGAGCACTGGCCCTGCTTGGTTTCTCGGTGGTTCCCAGCCTGATGTCATTGCTGATTCTGCTGTTCAGCTCCTTGGTCATCGGTGGCCTACGTCACCTCGCCCTTGCATCGTTGATTGCGCTGAGTGGCACGGTATTCTGTGCAGCGCTGCTCCAGGTCAAGCTGAACATCAACACCCCACCATTGGTGGCATTGGTCAGCATCTTTTTTACCACCCTGTACATCTGTATCACCGCTTACTTTGTGCACCAGCAGGGCCTGCGCCTGAGTCAGGTACGCAACGAGATCACCCGCGAGCAGGAAAAAGCCGCACGTCTGGCGCGCAATCTGGCCAAGTACCTGTCACCACAGGTGTGGGAATCGATCTTCACCGGCAAGAAAAGCGTGCGCCTGGAAACCCAGCGCAAGAAGCTCACGGTGTTTTTCTCAGACATCAAGGGCTTTACCGAGCTGGCCGAAGAACTAGAAGCCGAAGCCCTGACCGACCTGCTCAACACCTACCTCAATGAAATGTCGAAGATCTGCCTGAAATACGGCGGCACCATCGACAAATTTGTCGGTGACTGCGTGATGGTGTTCTTCGGCGACCCCAGCAGCAAGGGCGCCAAGAAGGATGCGGTCAATGCAGTGTCCATGGCCATCGCCATGCGCAAGCATATGAAGGTACTGCGCCAGCAATGGCGTGCCCAGGGCATCACCAAGCCGCTGGAAATCCGCATGGGGCTGAACACCGGTTATTGCACCGTGGGCAACTTCGGCGCCGATACGCGCATGGACTACACCATCATCGGCCGCGACGTGAACCTCGCCAGCCGCCTGGAAAGCGCTGCTGAATCCGGTGAGATCCTGATCTCTCACGAGACCTATTCGCTGATCAAGGACGTGATCATGTGCCGCGACAAGGGTCAGATCAACGTCAAGGGCTTTACCCGCCCCGTGCAGATCTACCAGGTGGTGGACTTCCGCCGCGATCTGGGCGCCACATCCAGTTACGTCGAACACGAACTACCCGGCTTCTCCATGTACCTGGACACCAACGGTATCCAGAACTTCGACAAGGAAAAGGTTATTCAGGCCCTCAGTCAGGCAGCCGATAAGCTGCGTGACAAGGTGATCATGTAAGCGCTTGATCACGCCCTACTGCGCGTAAGTCCGGCACAACCGGCATGCACAACTCACCATCGAGCAACGGCTGCTGCGCCAGAAATTCCAGCGCCGACGCTCGCCAGGATTGCCGCGCGGCCAACTCGGCGCAACGCCCGCGATCCAGGCTCAAGGCCGCCACACAGGCCGCACGCAAGTCCTCATGCATGACCCCGCTGATACCCCCCTGCAACACATCTAGCGGCCCGGCCACTGGAAATGCCGCCACTGGCGTACCGCAAGCCAGGGCCTCGAGCATCACCAAACCATAGGTATCGGTGCGCGAGGGGAAGACCAGCACACTGGCGTTCTGAAACGCCTTGGCCAGCGCCTGACCATGCTGATAGCCAAGAAAACCCACCTGCGGATAAGCCGCCTGCAGTACCTCGCGCTGCGGGCCATCGCCGACCACCAGTTTCTGCCCCGGCAAATCGAGGGCAAGAAACGCCTCGATATTCTTCTCCGGCGCAATCCGCCCGACATACAGAAACACCGGCTCAGCCAGGTTTGTCGGCGCCAGCGGCGGACAGAACAGCCGCGTATCGACCCCCTTACGCCACAGCACCAGGCGCTTGAAGTCCCAGCCGGCAAACTCCTCACGCATGCGCTCGGTGGTCACCAGCACCGCCTGGCTCGGTCGGTGAAATGCGCGCAGAAAG
Encoded here:
- a CDS encoding Mpo1-like protein, which codes for MSTETRERYSSFAEFYPYYLQEHSNATCRRLHYVGSLLVLCVLGYVLATQQWLWLLAIPLIGYGFAWVGHFVFEKNRPATFDYPLYSLMGDWVMLKDAFTGRIKF
- a CDS encoding adenylate/guanylate cyclase domain-containing protein → MNVKSAPRIPALPAPPLREYYSRVLAYIAIAASIAAGTYTQHFGYDILWMVPYALLYPHLAHHLSLRFKREHPQRTTLSLLFIDALHAGGALALLGFSVVPSLMSLLILLFSSLVIGGLRHLALASLIALSGTVFCAALLQVKLNINTPPLVALVSIFFTTLYICITAYFVHQQGLRLSQVRNEITREQEKAARLARNLAKYLSPQVWESIFTGKKSVRLETQRKKLTVFFSDIKGFTELAEELEAEALTDLLNTYLNEMSKICLKYGGTIDKFVGDCVMVFFGDPSSKGAKKDAVNAVSMAIAMRKHMKVLRQQWRAQGITKPLEIRMGLNTGYCTVGNFGADTRMDYTIIGRDVNLASRLESAAESGEILISHETYSLIKDVIMCRDKGQINVKGFTRPVQIYQVVDFRRDLGATSSYVEHELPGFSMYLDTNGIQNFDKEKVIQALSQAADKLRDKVIM
- a CDS encoding glycosyltransferase family 4 protein, with the translated sequence MRILIVSDAWSPQVNGVVTSLQALISELRGLGHQVKLLSPADFRARPCPSYPEIPLVWNLWRVGPAIRAFQPDCVHLATEGPLGWAARRWLSKRGLAFSSAIHTRFPEYVYTRWPWIPLRWGYAFLRAFHRPSQAVLVTTERMREEFAGWDFKRLVLWRKGVDTRLFCPPLAPTNLAEPVFLYVGRIAPEKNIEAFLALDLPGQKLVVGDGPQREVLQAAYPQVGFLGYQHGQALAKAFQNASVLVFPSRTDTYGLVMLEALACGTPVAAFPVAGPLDVLQGGISGVMHEDLRAACVAALSLDRGRCAELAARQSWRASALEFLAQQPLLDGELCMPVVPDLRAVGRDQALT